The following nucleotide sequence is from Cellvibrio sp. PSBB006.
AGGCAATTTCAAAAAATAAATCTTTACAAGAACTTGCTGATTGCGGTTCGGTACCAGCCGAGATCGGCAGAGCGGTCTACACGAAATACCAAACGGATCGCGACGACATATCGATTACGTTGAAGGAGTCAGAAGAGGAAATTAGAAATGCCATAGCAAACGCAATAGCACTGCCGGAAAATCTGAATCGAATAGGAACGGCGGTCTGGCACTTTCAAACCCTTCCTGGCTGTCATCACTTTGTAGCGATTCCATGGCAAACCCAAGAAGGAACACCGACGTGGGTGTACTCGATATTCATGGCGTACGTAAACATGTATACCTTGGGCGATTACATTAATGGTAAGAATCCAGCTCCAAGTCTCCCTCCTGCTGGAAATGGATTCCGGACGTACTGGACTCAAGCTGAGTTCGAGACAATGCTGTTGGATCTCCTGAGGCATGGTGATTCGTGGCAGCGGTACTTTGGCAAAGTTGAGACACGAAAAGCACTTAGTATCAAAATCAATAAATACCCGTTTATACGTCTAGATATCGCAATACAGCGCGTGAAGACGTTCGTAAAATAATCCCGCAAGACTAGGTGTCAGCATCCAAGTATTCAGTTTCCGCCAATGCCCCGCCCTCCAAAAATGGGGCAGAACACTCGATAGATAAAGATTAAAGGGGCTGGTATATAAAGCGCGTCCTCTCAATGGCATCTGGGCGACAGCGCCTTATTTACACAACGGCTCCGTGCCTAACTTGTGGGAATTGCTGCAGAAGCCTGAAAAACGGGTCGTCAGGTTTTGGGTTGGAAGTCGAAAATTTGACCCTGTCAATGTTGGTTTCGTTACCACGGAAGGTCTCAATGAGTTCCAGGTATTGACTCCCGCCGGTGCAATCCAGGCCGGCAACTCCAACCGCGGCCATGAGGCGGGAACAGATCTTTCGGATGACGAGAAAAGACAACTGATTGAGTATATGAAGACGCTTTGAGTGCGTTTATGATGCCCCAATAAAAATGAGATTGATTAGCATTTGCGTTAATGGTTAAATGCGCCAATTTCAACGCTCCGGCTATTCCGCCGGGTTCAGCAGCATTGGGGAGTTGTTATGCATACATTTATTCGCAGCGTTTTGGCTCTGTCAGTGGCAGGCGCTATGTGGGGCGGTAGTGCCTTTGCCCAGACCAGTCAGCAACCGGGCAGCAAAGGTGAAATTGAGACTATCCATATTTACGGCGAGGCCGATAAAACCAGAACGGCCACCAAGCTGAGCCTGACGGTGCTGGAAACGCCCCAGGTGGTGTCAGTGATTTCCCGGGACCAGATCGACGACTTTTCTCTGCTGGAGATCAACGCCGTGTTGGCCCAGGTTCCCGGTGTGACGGTGGAGCAGGTGGAAACCGGTCGTACTTATTACACGGCGCGCGGTTTTGACATTGTTAACTTTCAATACGACGGCGTGGGTGTTCCTTTCTCTTACGGTTTAGGCCACGGCCATGACGACACCGCTATGTACGAGCAGGTGGAAGTCGTCAAAGGCGCGACCGGTTTGATTACCGGGTTGGCTAACCCTTCGGCGACCATTAACTATTTGCGCAAACGTCCCACTGAAGACCTGCAAGCCTCAGCGACAGCCGCCGCCGGAAGCTGGAATCAATACCGCGTGGACGGGGATATTTCCGGGCCAATTATTGCGGACAAACTCAATGGTCGTTTAGTGGTGGTCAAGCAGGATGGGGATTCCTATCTGGATCGTTACGGCAAAGAGCTGGATGTCGTGTACGGGATTGTCAGTGGCGGCATCACCGATACCACGCGCTTTACCCTGGGACACAGTCTCAATGACAGCCACAGCGATGCTAATTCATCCGGCGCCTTGCCGGTGTTCTACAGCGATGGCTCCCTGACGGATTACGATGTGTCCACCAACACCGCGCCGGGTTGGGCCTATCAGGATGTAGAACAAACCCGCACCTTCGTCGAACTGGAACAGGACTTGAGCGAGAACTGGATGGCAAAGGCCATCTTCACCCGCAATGACCTGGACAGTGAGTGGACCTCGCTCTATTTGTCGGGTGCTCCCGACCCGATCACCGAAGAAGGTTTGTTAGCGCACGCGAGTCTTTATCAGGCAGCGGACAAAGAAGAAATTGTGGACCTCTTTATCAGCGGTTCTTTTTCGCTGTGGGGCCAGGAGCACGAGTTGGTAGCCGGCTTTAACATGGCGGACATCAAACTGACCGGGCGCTCCATCTACACCGACGAATGGAATTACGATCCCGTGGATGCTGATTGGGCCGAGGGAAATACACCGCTGCCAGAATTCGATGTCTACGATGCAACAACGCAATCCACCGACATCGATCAAAAACAGGATTCCTTTTACCTTTCCACACGCTTGAGTTTGACCGATGCGCTGTCCGTTCTGCTGGGCGCCCGCACCGTTGATATTGAACAAGACGGCATCAGTTACGGTGCACCCCAAATTGCGTCCGACAAAGAAACCGTTCCCTATGCGGGCGTCACTTACGAAGTGCTTCCGGGCACTATGATCTATGCCAGCTACAGCGAAGTGTTTAATCCGCAAACCTGGGTCGATGCTGACCTTTTGCCATTGGGCGCGGTGCGCGGAGAAAGTTCGGAGGTCGGTTTCAAGCAGGAAGTCTTTGCGGGGAATGCGGTTCTTACCCTGGCATTGTTTGAGTCCAGCCAGGAAAATTTCGGTGAATGGGTAACTCGCGATACCGAATCCGGTTTGAATATTTATCGGGGCGTTGGATTTGAAAGCGATGGTTTTGAAGTGGAACTCGCTGGCGAAATATTTTCTGGCCTGAATATCAGTGGCGGTTATACACAAGTCGAGGTCGACGATGACAACGGCAATGACACGCGTCGCTTTATTCCGACCCAACAATTCAAACTGGCCTCGGCCTACAACCTGTCATCAATCTCAGGCTTGCGTGTAGGTGCGAGTATTAATTGGCAAAATGAAATTTATTACGGTGATACCGAGGTGCAAGGCGGTTATGCCTTGGTGGATATCTTTGCTCGATACACGTTGACCAAAAACCTGACGGTCGCGTTGAACGTTAACAACATCGGCGATGAAAAATACCGTTTGAGTCCGCAGTGGGGGCAAGCCAACTTCGGTGCTCCGCGTAATCTGATTGGCTCTGTTACCTGGCGCTATTGATTAAAGGATTACCGATGTGCGTGGATGACTGAATCGAAGCACCTCCGATGCAGTCATCCGCGCCTCACGTTAAAACACAAACCCGGTTCCATCCTATGCGCGGACAATGTCCAGTCATGCGCTTGGGCGATTTCCTTACAAATGGCCAGGCCGAGTCCTGCGCCGTAATCACGCCGGTGGGCGCCGCGCCAGAATCGGTTGAATATCAGCGGGAGTTGTTCTTCCGTGACGCCCGGCCCCTGATCCCTTACTTCCACGGTTGTTGCATCAAGGGTAACTCTGATTTCGGTTCCTTGAGGCGCATGCTGAATAGCGTTTTCAATGAGATTTTTCAGCAAGGTAAACAGCGCACTTTTATCCGCTTTCCAGGTCGATCC
It contains:
- a CDS encoding di-heme-cytochrome C peroxidase, yielding MVYKARPLNGIWATAPYLHNGSVPNLWELLQKPEKRVVRFWVGSRKFDPVNVGFVTTEGLNEFQVLTPAGAIQAGNSNRGHEAGTDLSDDEKRQLIEYMKTL
- a CDS encoding TonB-dependent siderophore receptor, encoding MHTFIRSVLALSVAGAMWGGSAFAQTSQQPGSKGEIETIHIYGEADKTRTATKLSLTVLETPQVVSVISRDQIDDFSLLEINAVLAQVPGVTVEQVETGRTYYTARGFDIVNFQYDGVGVPFSYGLGHGHDDTAMYEQVEVVKGATGLITGLANPSATINYLRKRPTEDLQASATAAAGSWNQYRVDGDISGPIIADKLNGRLVVVKQDGDSYLDRYGKELDVVYGIVSGGITDTTRFTLGHSLNDSHSDANSSGALPVFYSDGSLTDYDVSTNTAPGWAYQDVEQTRTFVELEQDLSENWMAKAIFTRNDLDSEWTSLYLSGAPDPITEEGLLAHASLYQAADKEEIVDLFISGSFSLWGQEHELVAGFNMADIKLTGRSIYTDEWNYDPVDADWAEGNTPLPEFDVYDATTQSTDIDQKQDSFYLSTRLSLTDALSVLLGARTVDIEQDGISYGAPQIASDKETVPYAGVTYEVLPGTMIYASYSEVFNPQTWVDADLLPLGAVRGESSEVGFKQEVFAGNAVLTLALFESSQENFGEWVTRDTESGLNIYRGVGFESDGFEVELAGEIFSGLNISGGYTQVEVDDDNGNDTRRFIPTQQFKLASAYNLSSISGLRVGASINWQNEIYYGDTEVQGGYALVDIFARYTLTKNLTVALNVNNIGDEKYRLSPQWGQANFGAPRNLIGSVTWRY